In Hyphomicrobiales bacterium, a single window of DNA contains:
- a CDS encoding flagellar biosynthetic protein FliO: MEFLQPYYTVIALILIALVVLVGAAMIIRSFNGRVRGRRGSRLGIAEYYELDKTRRLVLIRRDDVEHLMLVGGNQDVVIESNIPTASMNQPQIPPPPEQQMRQAPRPAVFGATRPPLRPVAPSFQDPNG, encoded by the coding sequence ATGGAGTTTCTGCAACCCTACTACACCGTCATTGCCCTGATCCTGATCGCCCTCGTGGTTCTGGTGGGCGCGGCGATGATCATCCGCTCCTTCAACGGCCGGGTTCGCGGCCGCCGCGGTTCCCGCCTCGGCATCGCTGAATACTATGAACTGGACAAGACGAGGCGCCTCGTCCTCATCCGCCGCGACGATGTCGAGCATCTGATGCTCGTGGGCGGCAACCAGGATGTCGTGATCGAGAGCAACATCCCGACCGCTTCGATGAACCAGCCGCAGATTCCCCCGCCGCCGGAGCAGCAGATGCGCCAGGCCCCGCGGCCTGCCGTCTTCGGTGCGACGCGCCCGCCACTTCGCCCCGTGGCACCTTCGTTCCAGGACCCCAACGGCTGA
- the ppa gene encoding inorganic diphosphatase, which produces MNLEHVSIGRNPPKEVNVIVEVPVGGEPIKYEMDKKSGALVLDRFLYTSMRYPGNYGFIPHTLSDDGDPIDVLIANQRGIIPGAIVAVRPVGVLKMQDEAGGDEKVIAVPVPRLTRRYESVHNYKDLPEITLQQIEHFFAHYKDLETTKWVKVIGWGDAAEAEDMILAAIKRAKT; this is translated from the coding sequence ATGAACCTCGAACACGTTTCCATCGGCCGCAATCCACCGAAGGAGGTCAACGTCATCGTCGAGGTGCCGGTGGGCGGCGAACCCATCAAGTATGAGATGGACAAGAAGTCGGGGGCGCTGGTGCTGGATCGCTTCCTGTATACCTCCATGCGCTATCCCGGAAACTACGGCTTCATTCCGCACACGCTTTCAGATGATGGCGATCCGATCGACGTGCTCATCGCCAATCAGCGCGGCATCATTCCCGGCGCCATTGTGGCAGTGCGCCCCGTGGGCGTGCTCAAGATGCAGGACGAAGCCGGCGGCGACGAGAAGGTGATTGCCGTGCCCGTGCCGCGCCTCACCCGCCGCTATGAGAGCGTGCACAATTACAAGGATCTGCCGGAAATCACCCTGCAGCAGATCGAGCACTTCTTCGCCCACTACAAGGACCTTGAAACCACCAAGTGGGTGAAGGTCATCGGCTGGGGCGATGCGGCCGAGGCAGAAGACATGATCCTCGCCGCGATCAAGCGCGCCAAGACCTGA